The Anguilla anguilla isolate fAngAng1 chromosome 4, fAngAng1.pri, whole genome shotgun sequence genome has a window encoding:
- the gadd45ab gene encoding growth arrest and DNA-damage-inducible, alpha, b yields the protein MCNMTFEELSGEHSAERMDSVAKALEEVLSSALPQGCITVGVYEAAKSLNVDPDNVVLCLLATDEEDVKDVALQIHFTLIQAFCCENDISILRVNNMRRLAEILGGVKQGGEPMDLHCVLVTNPQSSTWKDPALSKVNGFCRDSRCLDQWVPVINLPER from the exons ATGTGCAATATGACATTTGAGGAGCTAAGTGGGGAGCACTCTGCAGAAAG AATGGATTCAGTGGCAAAAGCATTGGAAGAAGTTCTCAGTTCTGCATTACCGCAAGGATGTATTACTGTCGGAGTTTACGAAGCGGCAAAATCGCTGAACGT AGATCCGGATAACGTGGTATTATGCCTGTTGGCTACAGACGAAGAGGATGTCAAGGACGTAGCTCTCCAAATCCATTTTACTCTGATCCAGGCGTTCTGCTGTGAGAATGACATCAGCATCCTGCGTGTGAACAACATGAGACGTCTGGCAGAGATCCTTGGGGGAGTAAAACAGGGTGGGGAGCCGATGGATCTACACTGCGTTTTAGTCACG aaccCACAGTCATCCACATGGAAAGATCCAGCTTTGAGCAAAGTGAACGGGTTCTGCAGAGACAGCCGCTGTTTGGACCAGTGGGTGCCGGTTATTAACCTTCCCGAGCGATGA
- the sec16b gene encoding protein transport protein Sec16B, which yields MDPRGYPWHGCEPQGPQYYAPRHAYPQRSRDRDGYYRTGHHGDAYQPHWDPRVKQWSALDPRSGKYVICLPPPRPDVSSDHWGTPATRPDYDSDRTSGRSHSRQGYDHHPHSYSSWDTREDYGYYDHGFHTGHYQHPDTGRWTHQEHWRSGPYQEQRYEQEWTGTAYPDQYRISQRTDNPHNDFNSPDRDHARENGEDSGQASLYGTGTLAESKTSGLSSSSYELSQYIDGAQQNDPPPQSRWSPSQTDLGAVPRVEAPLKFSLPHVRASFGPAGQLIRVSPSLASQGEPALVELHSLEIILVETQEQQELRDFPGPLAREDLHKVDAISFALQRAESCLKDTSLQDNTSAALLWQLLVLLCRQNGRFVGSDIAELLTRDSRAPGKCDGEARVSDGPSLIDLSEDPTPETEVPQGPDLLTGAPAPSVESGDEALQKYTQLLLAGRKKEALESAMKSGLWGHALFLASKMDNRSYTTVLNRFTGSLVASDPLQTLFQLLSGRIPAVATSCLSEKWGDWKPHLAVMLSNETGDSVLHQKAIVTMGDTLATRGVFSAAQFCYLTARAPFGVYTSRTDRLVLLGSNHSLPFPKFARNAAIQCTEVFEYSQRLGNSSFSIPSFQVYKFLYACRLLDCGLASQAFHYCEVIGKALLGQEVPCTVLLGEVIKLAERLKQSEPQLGDAGGHRPAGDPEWLAQLRTGQRGAQMGSCSFSDTYQSAAEENAFANQENGVYPDPYTGDQEFSTGGVVGDVQPPEILYPQFEGAMEQHASHGWPEQPVWQAHSQPAAPPVVGGQEYNLQFDNSTYPQPEPLNPPLHSQFLDGQGDEIQSYAVRDMQMSGADPNTGEEGGASQLTTTQERNAEEQNNLQPEKGTKPGWFSGWFKSKPNDVQKEGSEDASLGASVKETTAPPLFSTLPPPTVNPAMFPPPPTSTGINPFSKKAGRQQSSVQGQVASPGPTSMTLS from the exons ATGGATCCCAGAGGTTACCCCTGGCATGGTTGCGAACCCCAGGGACCTCAGTACTACGCTCCCAGGCATGCGTACCCACAAAGATCTAGAGACAGGGATGGGTACTACAGAACCGGTCACCATGGCGATGCATACCAGCCCCACTGGGACCCTAGAGTGAAGCAGTGGTCGGCTTTGGACCCCAGGTCTGGGAAATACGTCATCTGTCTCCCACCCCCTAGACCAGACGTCTCATCTGATCACTGGGGCACCCCTGCCACTAGGCCGGACTACGATTCAGATAGGACAAGTGGTCGGTCCCACTCAAG ACAGGGTTATGACCATCATCCGCACAGCTATTCATCCTGGGACACGAGAGAAGATTATGGGTACTACGATCATGGCTTTCACACAGGGCACTACCAGCACCCAG ATACTGGCCGATGGACTCATCAGGAGCACTGGAGGTCAGGGCCCTATCAGGAGCAAAGATATGAACAGGAGTGGACTGGCACTGCCTACCCAGATCAGTACAG AATCAGTCAGCGAACAGATAATCCTCACAATGACTTTAACAGCCCCGACAGAGACCATGCCAGGGAAAACGGAGAAGATTCAGGACAG GCCTCTCTGTATGGAACTGGTACACTGGCGGAGTCCAAAACCTCCGGGCTGTCCTCCAGCAGCTACGAGTTGAGTCAGTACATAGATGGAGCGCAGCAGAACGACCCGCCCCCACAGTCTCGCTGGAGTCCCTCACAAACAG aTCTGGGCGCCGTCCCGCGGGTGGAGGCCCCGCTGAAGTTCTCCCTCCCTCACGTGCGGGCCAGCTTTGGGCCTGCGGGTCAGCTGATCCGGGTCAGTCCCAGCCTGGCCTCGCAGGGAGAGCCTGCCCTGGTGGAGCTCCACAGTCTCGAG ATAATCCTTGTGGAGACTCAGGAACAACAAGAATTGCGAGACTTTCCTGGACCATTGGCAAG GGAAGACCTGCACAAGGTGGATGCAATTTCTTTTGCCCTGCAGAGGGCAGAATCCTGCCTGAAGGATACCTCACTACAAGACAACACCTCTGCTGCCCTCTTGTGGCAGCTGTTGGTACTTCTATGCAGACAGAATGGT AGGTTCGTGGGTTCCGACATCGCGGAGCTCCTGACGAGAGATTCCCGCGCCCCGGGGAAGTGCGACGGGGAGGCGAGGGTCTCGGACGGGCCCAGCCTCATCGACCTCAGCGAGGACCCCACCCCCGAAACAGAGGTGCCGCAGGGGCCTGACCTGCTGACCGGAGCCCCGGCCCCGAGCGTCGAGTCCGGGGACGAGGCCCTGCAGAAGTACACGCAGCTCCTATTGGCTGGGAGGAAGAAG GAGGCCCTGGAGTCTGCCATGAAGAGCGGCCTTTGGGGCCACGCCCTGTTTTTGGCCAGTAAAATGGACAACAGGTCCTACACCACTGTGCTGAACAG GTTTACGGGGAGTTTGGTCGCCAGTGACCCCCTGCAGACCCTCTTCCAGCTGCTGTCCGGAAGGATCCCTGCCGTTGCCACG AGTTGTCTCAGTGAGAAGTGGGGAGACTGGAAGCCTCACCTAGCGGTTATGCTGTCCAACGAGACCGGAGATAGCGTCCTGCACCAGAAAGCCATCGTCACTATGGGGGACACTCTGG CCACTAGGGGCGTGTTCAGCGCCGCCCAGTTCTGCTATCTGACAGCACGTGCTCCTTTTGGTGTTTACACCTCCAGAACAGATAGACTTGTCCTTCTGGGAAGCAATCATAG TTTACCTTTCCCGAAATTCGCTCGGAATGCCGCTATCCAGTGCACAGAAGTGTTTGAGTACTCCCAGAGACTGGGAAATTCCTCGTTCTCCATCCCTTCATTCCAG GTCTACAAATTTCTGTACGCCTGTCGCCTGCTGGACTGTGGCCTGGCGTCCCAGGCCTTCCACTACTGCGAGGTGATCGGGAAGGCCCTGTTAGGGCAAGAGGTGCCTTGCACCGTCCTGCTGGGAGAGGTCATTAAG CTGGCGGAGAGGCTGAAGCAGTCAGAGCCGCAGTTGGGCGACGCGGGCGGCCACAGACCCGCCGGCGATCCTGAGTGGCTGGCACAGCTGCGGACGGGTCAGCGGGGAGCTCAG ATGGGGAGCTGTAGTTTTAGTGACACCTACCAGTCAGCTGCtgaagaaaatgcatttgcaaacCAGGAAAATGGAGTGTACCCAG ATCCCTACACAGGCGATCAGGAGTTCTCCACAGGTGGGGTGGTGGGTGACGTCCAGCCACCAGAAATTCTTTACCCACAGTTTGAAGGTGCCATGGAACAGCATGCTTCCCACGGCTGGCCAGAGCAGCCAGTCTGGCAAGCTCACAGCCAGCCTGCAGCACCCCCGGTGGTCGGGGGACAAGAATACAACCTCCAGTTTGATAATAGCACATATCCGCAGCCTGAACCTCTGAATCCGCCACTTCACAGTCAGTTCTTGGACGGTCAAG GGGATGAGATTCAATCTTACGCTGTGAGG GATATGCAGATGAGTGGGGCGGATCCAAACacgggggaagagggaggggccagCCAGCTGACAACCACCCAGGAAAGGAATGCTGAGGAGCAGAATAATTTGCAGCCTGAGAAG GGCACTAAACCTGGATGGTTTAGCGGCTGGTTCAAATCAAAGCCTAATGACGTCCAAAAGGAGGGGAGTGAGGATGCCAGTCTGGGCGCTTCGGTAAAG GAGACCACAgcacctcctctcttctccaccCTTCCCCCACCAACTGTCAATCCAGCCATGTTTCCTCCTCCACCTACATCCACAGGGATTAACCCGTTCTCCAAGAAGGCTG GGAGGCAGCAGTCTTCAGTGCAGGGTCAAGTTGCGTCCCCTGGCCCGACCTCCATGACGCTCTCTTAG